The window GTGGTGGAGCGCCAACCCCGAAGGGGTCGGTGCCGGGCACCGGCACGCCGGCGCCGAGAACAGCGCGCCCGAGGGCGCCCCGACCGCGGCGGGAGGCGCTCGTGGCAACTGGTGAGCTGACGAAGCGGGTCGACGAGTCCGAACTGGGCTACGGCGAGGGCCTCACGTCCAGCGGCCGCGTGTCGGCCGCGAAGATGTACGAGCCGGCGGCGCCGACGAGCCCGTTCAGCACCCGCCAGCTGGCCCGCCTCGACGAGGCGCTGACGTTCGCGAGCCGCGAGACGGGTCTCGACTTCAGCCTGTACCTCGGCGAGCTGGGCGACGACAGCCGCTCGGCGGCGGAGAAGCTGCACGCGACGACGGCGGACCCGGCGAACTCGGTCCTGATCGCGGTCTCCCCGAGCGAGCGCCTGATCGAGATCGTGACGGGCACGACGGCGCACGTTCGCCTCCCCGACCGCGGCTGCAAGCTGGCGGTGGCGAGCATGGTGGCGTCCTTCAAGGAGGGCGACCTCGTCCGCGGGCTGGTCAACGGCCTGGTGAACGCGCTGCGCATGCTGTCCGACCAGGCAGGCCCCGCGCCCCGCTGACCCGAGACACGAAGAGCCCCGCACCTCGGTGAGGTGCGGGGCTCTTTCACGTTCGGTGCCGGTTGTCCACAGCGTCTCCGTGATGTGGACAACCGGGCCGCCGAAGTGGCCGTAACCCGCCTTTCGTCGGGCGCCCCCGATACGCTGGACAAGGGCACGCCCCCCAGGGAGGGCGGGGCGTTTTCGGG of the Amycolatopsis sp. NBC_01488 genome contains:
- a CDS encoding DUF5130 family protein, whose translation is MATGELTKRVDESELGYGEGLTSSGRVSAAKMYEPAAPTSPFSTRQLARLDEALTFASRETGLDFSLYLGELGDDSRSAAEKLHATTADPANSVLIAVSPSERLIEIVTGTTAHVRLPDRGCKLAVASMVASFKEGDLVRGLVNGLVNALRMLSDQAGPAPR